From the Candidatus Ancaeobacter aquaticus genome, the window CAATTGGCAGCGGTATATTTGATTGCATGTATCAACTATATTATCTAATGGGAAATGAGTCCAGCTAAAAAATCAAAAAAATGATGTTTGTAAATTTACCGTATTGGTGGGTACCTGAGTAGTTACTTTTTTTCTTTCTCTTTGTGGATACTGTGGATAAGTGGATAACTCATGCCGCTCCCCTCATTTTTTCCTCATAAACATCCCACGGCCGCTTATCCCCGAGTGATTGATGTAGTCGTCCGTGGTTATAATAATCAAAGTATTTGGCTAATCCATTCTGTGCTTCCTGCATTGTTTTATACCCATTGATATACACATCCTGATACTTTACACTGCGCCAGAGCCGTTCAATAAATATATTGTCGAACACTCTACCCCGGCCATCCATGCTGATAGATATCTGCTGCGCTGTTAATCTCTTGATGAATGCCTCGCTCGTAAACTGTGCCCCTTGATCTGTATTAAATATTTCAGGAGTACCGTGTTTTTCCAATGCTTCATCAAGCGCTTCACAACAAAAACTTACATCCATTGTATTGCTTAATCTCCAGCTTAATACACTACGGCTATACCAATCCATTACTGCGACCAAGTACGCAAAACCATGCTTTAACCGTATATACGTTATATCCGTACTCCACACCTGATTGGGTCGTTCTACCGTAACATCTGTAAGCAGGTACGGATATATTGCGTGGCGTTTATTCGGCCTGCTCGTATTTGGCTTCGGATATATCGGCATCAATCCCATTTTACGCATCAAACGTCTCACTCGCTTCGGACCGCATTTTTTACCAATATCCCGCAAATACGCTATCATGCTACGTACTCCCATAAACGGATGCCTCGTAAACTCTTCATCTATTATATTCATTAACTCTATGTTATACGCGCTTTCCGGCACAGACTGATAATAAAGCCTCGATCGATTAATTGCCAGCAGTTTGCATTGATTCCGTATGCTCATATCCTCTGTATCCTTTTCTATCAACAATTTACGTTCCCTGGGTCTTAAAACGGTAATTTTTTTTAAGCCAGTCGTTTTCTACTTGCAGCTGACCAATCTGTTTATACAGTTCGTCTATAAGACGTCCTTTCTCCTTCTCATCCGGATCCTTTTTGCCAGAAAATAATCCAGGCGAACCTTCTCGCAGCTCACTCTTCCATTGTGCAATCTGTGTCGAATGAACCCCATATTCGCTGCTGATCTCTGCGCTTGTCTTCAACCCTTTTATTGCCTCAATTGCTACTTTTGCTTTAAATTCCTTGCTGAATTGCTTTCTCATGCTTCCCATCCAGACCTCCTGTGGTTAGTACCACCATTATACCTTATTTCTCTATCTTATACACTGGTCTGATTCTTGGGGAGTATTATATTTTGCATACAGCACGCAAACGACTTAAGAATGGAACCCTGGAAGAATGGCTTAAGAAAACATTAGAAGCTTATATCCATAATCCTGATATTGATCCCTATTCACTCTTGCCTCCCAAATAATCCCCCGCTTTACTCACCGGTTACCTTAAATGAACAGACTCTTTTTAATAAAATACTTTCACTAAATATAGCCCCTGTGAAGGTGCGGTAGGAACGGTCATTGATCGTTTTTTGACTTCTAGGAGCTTCTTTATATCTTTTGGGGTAATCTTCCCACTGCCCACTTCGATAAGTGCACCAACAATGCTTCTTACCATTTTATAGAGAAAACCGCTTCCTTTGATATCTATTGTAATAATATCCCCTTTTCTTTTAACCTTGAGATATATGATCTTCTTTATAGGAGAGCCCTGATCTTCGCCGCTGTCAGCGCTAAATGAGGTAAAATCATGTGTTCCTATAAGATACTTCACCACTGAAAGCATTTTTCGCTCATTAAGACGACAGAGCTTAAAATGATACTTATAATCCCGCTCAATA encodes:
- a CDS encoding IS3 family transposase (programmed frameshift) → MGSMRKQFSKEFKAKVAIEAIKGLKTSAEISSEYGVHSTQIAQWKSELREGSPGLFSGKKDPDEKEKGRLIDELYKQIGQLQVENDWLKKNYRFKTQGTRKLLIEKDTEDMSIRNQCKLLAINRSRLYYQSVPESAYNIELMNIIDEEFTRHPFMGVRSMIAYLRDIGKKCGPKRVRRLMRKMGLMPIYPKPNTSRPNKRHAIYPYLLTDVTVERPNQVWSTDITYIRLKHGFAYLVAVMDWYSRSVLSWRLSNTMDVSFCCEALDEALEKHGTPEIFNTDQGAQFTSEAFIKRLTAQQISISMDGRGRVFDNIFIERLWRSVKYQDVYINGYKTMQEAQNGLAKYFDYYNHGRLHQSLGDKRPWDVYEEKMRGAA
- the truA gene encoding tRNA pseudouridine(38-40) synthase TruA; this encodes MRNLKLTIEYDGTHHCGWQIQPKDRTVMQELQLAIKKLTKETPKIEYSSRTDSGVHAYGQVISFKTKSTLPLKNIQMALNSHLPGDTRVVKAEDAKAGFNARFDAKAKHYRYIISDAKIAPAIERDYKYHFKLCRLNERKMLSVVKYLIGTHDFTSFSADSGEDQGSPIKKIIYLKVKRKGDIITIDIKGSGFLYKMVRSIVGALIEVGSGKITPKDIKKLLEVKKRSMTVPTAPSQGLYLVKVFY